AAATACTCTGAACATGGTGGTAGTTATGCTCGTCCAAGTACTGCTTATAGCGTACGGCTCCGCCATCGCTGATCACGATTAACCCTTTACGCCAAGCCTCATCAATGCGCTCTTGGCTCCACAGCCAGTGCCTGCCTGGTGGTGGAGCGATAATTTTATCTCCGAAGCGCCTGGCGGGTCCTGAACCCTTAGCGTTTAAAGAGACAAGTTGGTAGATGCGTCCGTCTTTTTCTTTATCACGGTAGAACTGTTTTGATGTATTCTGCACGGAGAGGTTGGCCAGGCTGTGTAAAAAAATAGTTCTCTGTTCTGACAAACCACAGAATCACATCATGAATCCTCCCACAACCTCTGCGATCACCATGGGCCGTAACTCGCCTCCAAATTATTTCGTTCACAAAACGCTCGGTCCCAAACAGCTCATCCATTATTATCTTTATGTAGGGGCTTACCCGATCATCAAGGTGAATAAGTATGTTCCCCTTTTCCGATAGAAGGTTTCGCATAACAATGAGGCGTTGGTACATTATTGATAAATATGAACTTAATCCTTGACCCCACGTATCCCGATATGCCTTCTCCTCTATGATCGATTGCTCTTTAAAAACCTCATCACCACAATCTCCAATCTCTGTCGTAAATGAGAAATCAGCCCCCGTTGCAAATGGCGGGTCGATGTAGATGAGATCAATCTTTCCTGCAAATTTCTCCAAAAGAGCCCCCATCACCAACAGATTATCTCCCCAGATTAGCTTGTTCCGCCAGCCTTTTTCAAATGTTTCTCCTTCCTTGTTTTCCCATATATCCAGGAATGTCTGCTGGATACCATTCTTCCGTGACTCACGTGTAGCTCGACTTTCGTTAATGCGTTCGATAACCTGAAATGGCAGATTCAGGCGGGGAACCTCCTTCAATGTGCAATCATCATCATATTTTCCGGGCCATACCAGTTCTGTCTTTTTGATCTCAATCTTTGCCATACAACATTCCTCCTTCACCTATTAAAATTCAACGTGCCTCCTGCTGACTTCGTCCAACCAATCATGCCATATCGATGTTTATTAAGCCTTGTTTTATGCAGTAATGTCGCATGTCGCATTCATTACACACTTTACGATCGGGTATCCTGAGCACTCGAAAGTCGCATTTCTGAATCTTCTTAACAACTTCATCGAAGCGCTTAGCTGCATCAGATACTTTTTCCGGACGATATGGAATTTCCATCAATGCATTATGCTTACTGGACTCGGCAGTCCAATATAGTAATAGTCTTTCAGGTCGCATCCCGTATCGTTGTTCAAGGATATGAGCATACATACAGAGCTGATCTTCATAGGCAGCTAAAAGTATTGGATCGTTACTACGCTCGGAGGTCTTAAAATCGAGTATTTCCAATTTCCCGTCGTTTCCCATGAGAAGGTCAACCTTCCCTGTTAGGATGTAATCATCCTCCTCAAGGGAAACATCAACTTCAGTTTGGATTACTCGTCGCATCTCCTCTTGATTCTGACGGAAATAATTCATCACTTGATTAAAGGCAATATCTTTTTCTGATGCTCCGATAGAACGCGACTCTCTTATTGATAGAAATCGATATGTGCGTTCGAATAATTCTCGAATCCGGGATTCATTAAGGGTATCTAAGCCACCATCAAGTACAATGCGGTGAATTTCTTCAATAGTTTGGTGTACAAGGAGTCCGAAAAATATTCCTCCAGAACGGGAAGGAATAAAATTATATTTACGAAAGAACTGATACTGTCGAGGACACGTCTCATAGACCCTAAGATCACCTGAGAAACTGTATGTGCGTTTAGCTGGTTTGCGCTCGTGCATCTTGAAACGCTGCTTTACAAGTAGCTCTTTCTGCACATAAGGCCATTGAGGCAGTCCCTGCCAGATTGATGCGAAATATTCTTTGGGCTGTTTATGAGCAGTAAGTACTAACAATTTCTGAGCCCTTGAGAAGGCTACGTAGAAGAGTCGCATCCGGTCAAAAATAGTTATACGATTTTCAGGCTCAAAGCTTTGCCGGCGGTAGAAAGGTCCTAATATTTTATCAATTTGCTTGGGACTTTGGAGTTGTACATCAAGCGAAACAACCACAACCACTGGGAACTCAAGACCTTTGGCCTGATGGATAGTCATTACCTGGACGTATCCTTCTGGTATAGGATAGTCTGGATCCTCGTACTCGTTGATGCCTCCATCGTAGAGAAGACGAAGGAAGCTGTTAAAAAGGTCCAGCCGGAGTTTTTCACGGTTATGGTAGGTAATAACCTTATAGTGGTAGTAAGTCTGGAAAGTATTTAGAAGCTGCGAGAATATTGCGAGGTTCCGGGCTGCATTTTCGTTTTTGACCGCAGTGGCGAAAGGCTCTAAGGAGAGCAAACGATAAAGATAGTCCGTGGGGCGAGTGTCGAGCGTCTCCCATTTATTTAGAGCATATATCTCGGAATTCCAGGCTTGAAGAGCTTCGGTAAGAACACGATTTGTCGCAAATCGATGTGCTAGACCAACGCTTGCCTTATCTACATAGCTGGCAAGGTTTGCAACAGATCCAACACTTTACCTCGTGCATCATCATGCCAACCAAAGATAATTGCAAAGCAAGCAACAAGATCACGAATCTCTTGATTTTCAAAATAAGCCCTAGCTCTCGGACAGAAGGCCGGGATATTATACTTAGCCAACTCCTTAAGGTATGCCCCGCTGTACTCTTGTCGAACGGTATGGAGAAGAAGTGCCACTTGGCTGTAATCTTCTATTATTTGATTTTCTTTTAGCCATACAACTAGATCTGCAAATCGACGCACCTCGTCATGTAGATCTCGCCCCCAGATTGAGAACACAGCAGGATAATCTGGATGCTCCGCGGTTGGATCTGCCAGAATCTTTTTGTTGTAACGATATGATGGACCATTTGGATTTGACCAGTCGACTGATTTCATCCATCGATCGTAGCGTTCCACTATGTAACGATGAGAACGATAGTTC
The DNA window shown above is from Methylacidiphilum caldifontis and carries:
- a CDS encoding DNA methyltransferase, with the translated sequence MAKIEIKKTELVWPGKYDDDCTLKEVPRLNLPFQVIERINESRATRESRKNGIQQTFLDIWENKEGETFEKGWRNKLIWGDNLLVMGALLEKFAGKIDLIYIDPPFATGADFSFTTEIGDCGDEVFKEQSIIEEKAYRDTWGQGLSSYLSIMYQRLIVMRNLLSEKGNILIHLDDRVSPYIKIIMDELFGTERFVNEIIWRRVTAHGDRRGCGRIHDVILWFVRTENYFFTQPGQPLRAEYIKTVLP
- a CDS encoding RecB family exonuclease, with the translated sequence MLSLEPFATAVKNENAARNLAIFSQLLNTFQTYYHYKVITYHNREKLRLDLFNSFLRLLYDGGINEYEDPDYPIPEGYVQVMTIHQAKGLEFPVVVVVSLDVQLQSPKQIDKILGPFYRRQSFEPENRITIFDRMRLFYVAFSRAQKLLVLTAHKQPKEYFASIWQGLPQWPYVQKELLVKQRFKMHERKPAKRTYSFSGDLRVYETCPRQYQFFRKYNFIPSRSGGIFFGLLVHQTIEEIHRIVLDGGLDTLNESRIRELFERTYRFLSIRESRSIGASEKDIAFNQVMNYFRQNQEEMRRVIQTEVDVSLEEDDYILTGKVDLLMGNDGKLEILDFKTSERSNDPILLAAYEDQLCMYAHILEQRYGMRPERLLLYWTAESSKHNALMEIPYRPEKVSDAAKRFDEVVKKIQKCDFRVLRIPDRKVCNECDMRHYCIKQGLINIDMA
- a CDS encoding 3'-5' exonuclease, whose protein sequence is MSNCKIVKLETNYRSHRYIVERYDRWMKSVDWSNPNGPSYRYNKKILADPTAEHPDYPAVFSIWGRDLHDEVRRFADLVVWLKENQIIEDYSQVALLLHTVRQEYSGAYLKELAKYNIPAFCPRARAYFENQEIRDLVACFAIIFGWHDDARGKVLDLLQTLPAM